In Candidatus Electrothrix scaldis, the genomic window AATCAATACACGGTGGAGCGCCTGCGCAAGCAGGGTTATCGCTACGGCGGCCTGGTCTCCAAGGGGGGAACCTTCATGGTGGCCTGGATGGACATCAACAACAAAGAAAATCCCCTCTACGAGCAGTTTGATCGGGTTTGTGCCCTGATGAAGAAGTACGATGCCATTCTCTCGCTGGGCAATGGTATCCGGGCCGGAGCCATCCATGACAGCCATGATCGGGCCCAGATGGCGGAGATGATCATCAACTGTGAGTTGGCTGAGCTAGGTAGGGAAATGGGCTGCCAGATGATGGTGGAAGGACCGGGGCATGTGCCCCTGGATGAAATCGCGGGTAATATCATGCTGGAAAAACGGATGAGCGGCAATGCCCCCTATTATGTGCTCGGCCCCCTGCCTCTGGACAGCGGCGCAGGCTATGATCATATCACAGCCGCCATCGGCGCGGCCAACTCTTCCCGGCACGGTGTAGATCTGGTTTGCTATATCACACCGGCTGAACACCTTGCCCTGCCCGATGAAAACGACGTGCGCGAAGGGGTTCGGGCCACCCGCCTTGCCGTTCGGATCGGAGATATCGCCAAGTATCCGGATCGGCGGGATAACGAGAAGGCGGCCTCAATGGCCCGACGGGATATGCGCTGGCATGATCTGGAGCAGTACCTGCTCTTCCCGGAAATCGCCAAAGAACTGCGCCAACAGAGAATGCCTGATAAAAGCGATACCTGCACCATGTGCGGTGATTTCTGCGCCATGAAAAAGGGGGCGGAAGTCTTTAAGGATGATATGACAGGAGACAAGGCATGAGAGCAGCCCGCTCCGTCGGCCTGATGAAAGAATCCAAGGAATCTCAAGAATAAAAGAAGCATTCTCCTTCGTTCTACAGTAACGTGGATACGTGGAAAATGTGTTGCAGGCTCTCTGGCCGAAAAAATTCAAGTTACAGGAGAACCGTTATGAAATTCAAATTCATGCTGGCAGGCTTAACCCTCGTATGTTCGAGCTTACTTGCTGTTGACGGAGCATCTGCTCAACAATGTCGATCCCAATTAATAAACGGTTCCGGCGTAATAGTCGAGAGCTTCAGCGGATCGGAATGCAGAACAGTCCGCGAGCATTGCAACAGGAAATTACGGAGGTTACAGGCTCAACACCCTCGTTTTTATCGGAATGCATATTGTGATGTGACAGCAATCCGGCGTCACGTTTCCCCTCGACCGGTTCCTCATTACCAGCCGCAGCCCTATGTTGCTCCTCATTCCCAGCCGCAACCCTATGTTACTCCTTATTCCCGGCCGCAGCCCTATGTTACTCCTTATTCCCAGCCGCAACCGTATGTTGCTCCTCGTTCCCGGATTCCTTCGCATGTTTCCCCCGGCTCTCGCCGGAATTTTCAACCCGTACCGCAGTCCCGTGTGACCCGATCCTATGATCGCTGCCAGGCCCCAGGTATTGTTCGTTGCACCCAAGAGTGGTCTGACGGAAGAGTAGTCACAGAAGACCACCGCTGTGCTGGCTGTCGAGGGTACAGTAACCCGTCCGGCGATCCCTGTGGCTGGAGGTGTTCCTTCCCGCAGAAATAACGTAACCTCCAAGCAGTTCCACAACCTCTTCTTATCCCAAGCTCTCACTAATTAACGAGAAGAAAAGATCTTCCATGCCGCTTCCTTCTCCGGGATGCGGCATTGTTTTATGCAGCCCCCGCATTTGCATTGAGGAAAGCTGGTAAAGGCTATAAAAAGAGATTTCCACTTGATAGACCATAGTGAACTCACTATAGTGGCTTTCTAAGGAACACTCTTTCATAGAGATAGACTCCCCTCACCGAAAAAAACGGACAACAACAATGCAGACACCTGACTTTCCTGTCCCCTTTGTGAAGATGAGCGGCACAGGCAATGATTTCATCATTATTGATCACCGTAAACCAGTACTTGCCCCTGAGGCGATGGCAGACTTTGCGGCCAAGGTTTGCCGGAGAAAATTTTCCGCTGGTGCAGATGGTTTGATCCTTATTGAGGATTCCTCTGAGGCAGACTTCCAATGGCAGTTCTTCAACGCAGACGGCTCAGTTGCGGAGATGTGCGGTAACGGTGCCCGTTGTGCGGCCCGCTTTGCCTTTTTGCAGGGTATTGCCCCGGCAGAGATGCGCTTTGCCACCTTGGCTGGCATTATTGAGGCCTCTGTCTCTGAAAAGGATGTTGCCGTGAAGATGACCGATCCCGTGGACCTGAAAATGGACCAGCGCATCACTGTGGACGGGAAAGAATACACGGTTCACAGCATTGATACCGGTGTCCCCCATGCCGTGGTCTTTGTCGATGATATCGAGCAGACTGATGTCCGCACCTTAGGGAGTTTCATCCGCCATCATCAGGCCTTTATGCCTGCTGGTACCAATGTGAACTTTGCCCAGAGGCAAGGAGATGCCATCAAGGTCCGGACTTATGAGCGGGGCGTGGAAGATGAGACCCTGGCCTGCGGAACAGGGGCAGCAGCCTCAGCCATCATTGCCGCACTCCTGGGTCAGGCCGCCTCTCCGGTCAACATCATTACCTCCGGTGGTGATCGTCTGACTATCCTGTTCGATATCAAAGAGGGCATGGAGAAAGGTGCTGAAGGAGCTGTCCAGAATGTCTTTCTCAAGGGACCGGCGTATACCATTTATTCTGGAACATTCGACGCTGAGGCCTTGCTGTAAACGTCCATCCACCCCTCCAGGGCAGGACAACAACGTATGAACGTGAAGCGATTATTCGAGGAATCACCGACTCGTTTTATATAACATCCATCCCGTCCCTTAGGGCGGGAGAGCAAAACATGAAAGGTGTGGTTGGGCACCCTATTGACTCGCCCACACTTTCATATAAAGATTACTAAGGAGAAGAGTGATGACGATACAAGGAAAAAATATCCAAGGTGCTTTTACCGCCATTGTCACCCCAATGCGGGATGGCAAGGTTGATCAACAAAGTCTGACTGATTTGATTAATTTCCAGATCGACAACGGCATCCACGGCCTGGTGCCCTGCGGAACCACAGGCGAATCTGCAACCCTGGGCTTTGACGAGCATAAACGAGTCATTGATATCACTGTTAAGGTGGTTGACGGACGTGTACCGGTCATTGCCGGAACCGGTGCTAACAGCACAGCTGAAGCTATTGAGTTAACCGAATCAGCTAAGGCCAGTGGTGCAGATGCAGTTCTCTCTGTAGCGCCTTATTATAATAAGCCGAGCCAGGAAGGTCTGTACCAGCATTTTAAAGCCATTATCGATGCTGTGGATATTCCTATGGTGCTCTATAATGTACCGAGTCGTACTGTCGTCAACATGACTCCAGCAACAACAGCTCGTCTGGCCGAACTGCCCAACGTTATTGCTATTAAAGAGGCCTGCGGCTGCCTCAATCAGATCTCTGAGGTTATTCGCCTTTGCCCGAAAGACTTTATTGTTCTGTCTGGTGATGACTTCACCTCCATGCCCACCGTGCTTATCGGCGGAAAGGGTGTTATCTCGGTGACCTCCAACGTTGATCCGGCAGGTATGGCCGCCATGATGGAGGCAGCCCTACAGGGTGATCTGGCCAAGGCCAATGAGATCCATTACAAGCTCTTTGCCCTGATGGGGACCATGTTTTGCTATCCCAACCCGGCCCCGGCCAAGAAGGGACTGCACCTGATGGGTAAGATCGCCACCCCTGAGGTGCGCCTGCCCATGACGGAAATGAATGAGGCTTCCTTGAATAAGCTGACCGCAGAGATGAAAGCCGTTGGCTTGATCTGAGTTGCGCAGGGGCGATCCTTGTGGTCGCCCTTTTACCCTATTTACCTTTTGGGCAGATTATTTCGTGGAGGATATACCGAGTGCTACTTGATCTCTTCTCAAAAAGACGGAAGCGAGAACGGGGAGAGTTTCCTGATGTATATCACCTAAATCCTGCAATTAGTTGAAAGGGTATCGTAAAAATAGTATAATCCTCAATATGTTAAAGGTAAAATTACTACAGAAGAGGGTCACTATTTTTATGAAGTCTAAACAGAATAAACGATCTGCCCGAGTCTCGCCCAAAAAAATACAAATTAATAAAGGAGCAAAAGGGGTTACAGCACAGGCAGGCTTGATTCCTGCCGTAAAGTTCCTGCAAAAACATAATGTTGGCCAGCTTATCCAGGAAACTTTAGAACATCAACGCGGAGCCACCGCCACTTATGATGCAGTTGATATAATATTTCTCCCTTTGATAGCTATTATCGGCGGAGCTCGTTCTATCAGCAATATTGCAACAGTCTGGGCAGATAGCGTACTTTGCCGGATAGCAGGATGGCGGTTAATCCCGGACGAAACAACCTTTGGCCGCCTTTTTCGAACATTCAGCTATCGTCATATCAATAACCTGGAAGTTCTTAATCATCGGTTGCGTGCTCGCATGTGGCGTAAGGGATTGCGATCCGGGAAAAGTAAAGTCGGTGCAGCCCACTGTCTGGTTGTTGATGTGGATTCCACAGAAAAGACGGTATACGGTTCTCAGCAAGGAGCGGCCAAAGGGTTTAATCCACATAAACGCGGTGCAAAATCGTATCATCCTCTGCTTGCATTTTGCGCTGAAAGCAAAGAGATATTGCAAGGGTGGCTTCGATGCGGCAATGCCTAT contains:
- the thiC gene encoding phosphomethylpyrimidine synthase ThiC gives rise to the protein MQTRLTQLELARAGELTEQINIVAQNEGLAPELIRSRVARGEIVIANHPLRPQQKIVGIGTGLRTKVNASIGTSSDICDINMEVRKAIIAEQEGADTLMELSADGDFDAIRRAVLAATNLPVGTVPLYQAFKETTAKYANPGKLDPEYLFDLIEKQLADGISFMAIHCGINQYTVERLRKQGYRYGGLVSKGGTFMVAWMDINNKENPLYEQFDRVCALMKKYDAILSLGNGIRAGAIHDSHDRAQMAEMIINCELAELGREMGCQMMVEGPGHVPLDEIAGNIMLEKRMSGNAPYYVLGPLPLDSGAGYDHITAAIGAANSSRHGVDLVCYITPAEHLALPDENDVREGVRATRLAVRIGDIAKYPDRRDNEKAASMARRDMRWHDLEQYLLFPEIAKELRQQRMPDKSDTCTMCGDFCAMKKGAEVFKDDMTGDKA
- the dapF gene encoding diaminopimelate epimerase, which produces MQTPDFPVPFVKMSGTGNDFIIIDHRKPVLAPEAMADFAAKVCRRKFSAGADGLILIEDSSEADFQWQFFNADGSVAEMCGNGARCAARFAFLQGIAPAEMRFATLAGIIEASVSEKDVAVKMTDPVDLKMDQRITVDGKEYTVHSIDTGVPHAVVFVDDIEQTDVRTLGSFIRHHQAFMPAGTNVNFAQRQGDAIKVRTYERGVEDETLACGTGAAASAIIAALLGQAASPVNIITSGGDRLTILFDIKEGMEKGAEGAVQNVFLKGPAYTIYSGTFDAEALL
- the dapA gene encoding 4-hydroxy-tetrahydrodipicolinate synthase, which produces MTIQGKNIQGAFTAIVTPMRDGKVDQQSLTDLINFQIDNGIHGLVPCGTTGESATLGFDEHKRVIDITVKVVDGRVPVIAGTGANSTAEAIELTESAKASGADAVLSVAPYYNKPSQEGLYQHFKAIIDAVDIPMVLYNVPSRTVVNMTPATTARLAELPNVIAIKEACGCLNQISEVIRLCPKDFIVLSGDDFTSMPTVLIGGKGVISVTSNVDPAGMAAMMEAALQGDLAKANEIHYKLFALMGTMFCYPNPAPAKKGLHLMGKIATPEVRLPMTEMNEASLNKLTAEMKAVGLI